A part of Paenibacillus donghaensis genomic DNA contains:
- a CDS encoding YidH family protein: MDRDEAHTMEGMMTQIDESKLVQQHLANERTYLAWIRTAIALVGLGFLSASIVFRSVIYSEVGLIIAAVVAVFAVLLGGVLVALATRDYMRKREDINQGHFRSAVRMIRMIFYFLIVIQLLLLVLVVLMLQS, encoded by the coding sequence ATGGATAGAGATGAGGCGCATACGATGGAGGGGATGATGACGCAGATCGATGAATCGAAGCTGGTACAGCAGCATCTGGCGAATGAGAGAACCTACCTGGCGTGGATACGCACAGCCATTGCCCTGGTAGGGCTTGGCTTCCTGTCTGCAAGCATTGTGTTCAGATCGGTGATTTACAGCGAAGTGGGCCTGATCATCGCAGCAGTTGTAGCGGTGTTTGCGGTTCTGCTCGGGGGCGTACTGGTCGCATTGGCCACGCGTGACTATATGCGGAAGCGGGAGGATATCAACCAAGGACATTTCCGTTCCGCGGTGCGGATGATCCGGATGATCTTTTATTTCCTGATTGTAATTCAGCTGTTGCTGCTGGTACTGGTAGTTCTAATGCTGCAGTCTTGA
- a CDS encoding glycoside hydrolase family 2 TIM barrel-domain containing protein — MKPTKLVYSAPSNGYPEWNNNPELFQINRMAAHAVTLPYDSLEQVLDGDLTASSSYLSLNSIWKFAWARNAEERIRDFYRPDFDISNWADMPVPSHWQLEGYDYPQYTNVNYPWIKAEPELKAPFAPTGYNPVGSYVRSFSIPEAWAGQPVFLSFQGVESAFYVWVNGELVGYSEDTYTPADFDITPYLQEGENKLAVEVYRWCDGSWLEDQDFWRMSGIIRDVYLYTSPEVRLYDYFVNTDLDDNYEHAKLRLRTKLVNETDGKDAGQLTVQAQLYDQLRQPVLGEPLTLKAALGAADELTLEEAVDVRSPLKWSAEQPNLYTLVITLLDEAGKVIQRTGCRIGFRKFEIKDGLMQINGKRILFQGVNRHEFSCDSGRALSYEHTSDMLRDVQLMKSHNINAVRTSHYPNHPKWYDLCNEYGLYVIDETNLETHGSWTYGQQELGDAIPGSKPEWTANVLDRANSMFQRDKNHPSIVIWSLGNESFGGDNFIQMHEFFREQDPSRVVHYEGAFHWRASDASSDIESHMYTPPHKVEEYARNAPKKPFILCEYSHAMGNSCGGLKEYWQLFHKYPILQGGFIWDWVDQAIRRQTEDGQTIMAYGGDFGEDVHDGNFCGNGLIFADRTISPKLYEVKKCYESVTITTEDVFGGKFNIQNNYLFTNLDEFEIEWELLCSGESAGVGRLPIAGEPGETSVIDISGIYPAARKAGEEWILTLRLAKLNAAAWEKELSSEVAFEQFVLLLPVAGGDAEADEPETAAPLTLERSAATLTISGAGFSAGFSTVTGLLESYSSAGRELLQAPVVPNFWRATTDNDRGNHLPERAAAWRAASLERQLLDFSAEQVGDEAVRVTAEFAFPAAPGSQCTLVYEIRRNGEMESRMAFAPGEGLPELPEIGVRLELAPELDRLSWYGRGPFESYWDRKGGAAIGRYEGLVRDQMVPYLRPQECGNKTEVRSADIVDAQGSGLRIAGLPLVELNVLPYTPFELEEYTHPHLLPESAHTSVRINAAQMGVGGNDSWGALTLPEYTLYANRVYQLAFTLQRCGL; from the coding sequence ATGAAACCAACGAAACTTGTCTACTCGGCGCCGAGTAATGGATATCCGGAATGGAACAATAACCCGGAGCTGTTTCAGATTAACCGCATGGCGGCCCATGCTGTTACCCTGCCCTATGATTCACTGGAGCAAGTGCTGGACGGTGATTTGACAGCGTCATCATCATACCTGTCCCTCAATAGCATCTGGAAATTTGCCTGGGCACGCAACGCGGAGGAACGTATCCGTGATTTCTACCGCCCGGACTTTGATATAAGCAACTGGGCGGATATGCCTGTGCCCTCGCACTGGCAGCTGGAAGGCTATGATTATCCGCAATATACGAATGTGAATTATCCGTGGATCAAGGCTGAGCCGGAGCTGAAGGCACCTTTTGCTCCGACCGGGTATAATCCGGTGGGCTCTTATGTGCGCAGCTTCAGCATTCCCGAAGCGTGGGCAGGACAGCCGGTATTCCTCAGCTTCCAGGGGGTTGAATCGGCGTTCTACGTATGGGTGAATGGAGAGCTGGTTGGCTACAGCGAGGATACCTATACACCTGCTGATTTCGATATCACTCCTTATCTGCAGGAGGGGGAGAACAAGCTGGCGGTGGAGGTCTACCGCTGGTGCGACGGCAGTTGGCTGGAGGATCAGGATTTCTGGCGGATGAGCGGAATTATCCGCGATGTCTATCTCTATACTTCACCCGAGGTAAGACTGTACGATTATTTCGTCAACACGGATCTGGATGATAATTACGAGCATGCCAAGCTAAGACTACGCACCAAGCTGGTCAATGAGACCGATGGCAAGGATGCCGGGCAGCTGACGGTGCAGGCACAGCTGTATGATCAGCTGCGCCAGCCGGTGCTGGGAGAGCCGCTTACCCTGAAGGCAGCCCTTGGAGCGGCGGATGAGCTTACGCTGGAGGAAGCGGTGGATGTGCGCAGTCCGCTGAAATGGAGCGCGGAGCAGCCCAACCTGTACACACTTGTGATTACACTGCTGGATGAAGCGGGCAAGGTGATTCAGCGTACGGGCTGCCGGATCGGATTCCGCAAGTTTGAGATCAAGGATGGGCTGATGCAGATCAACGGCAAACGGATTCTTTTCCAAGGCGTGAACCGTCATGAGTTCTCCTGTGACTCCGGCCGGGCCTTGTCCTATGAGCACACCAGCGACATGCTGCGTGATGTGCAGCTGATGAAGAGCCATAATATCAACGCCGTGCGGACATCGCATTACCCGAACCATCCCAAATGGTATGATCTCTGCAATGAATACGGCCTCTACGTGATCGATGAGACCAATCTGGAGACGCACGGCAGCTGGACCTATGGCCAGCAGGAACTGGGCGATGCGATTCCGGGCAGCAAGCCGGAGTGGACGGCCAATGTGCTGGACCGCGCCAACTCGATGTTCCAGCGCGACAAGAATCACCCGTCGATCGTAATCTGGTCACTGGGGAATGAGTCATTCGGTGGGGACAACTTTATCCAAATGCATGAATTCTTCCGTGAGCAGGACCCGTCCAGAGTTGTTCATTATGAAGGGGCCTTTCACTGGCGGGCCTCGGACGCGTCGTCTGATATCGAGAGCCATATGTATACGCCGCCGCACAAGGTGGAGGAATATGCCCGCAATGCGCCGAAGAAGCCGTTTATTCTCTGCGAATACAGCCATGCCATGGGCAATTCCTGCGGTGGACTGAAGGAGTATTGGCAGTTGTTTCATAAATATCCGATCCTGCAAGGCGGTTTTATCTGGGATTGGGTAGACCAGGCGATCCGCAGACAAACCGAGGACGGGCAGACGATCATGGCCTACGGCGGTGACTTTGGGGAGGATGTGCATGACGGCAACTTCTGTGGGAACGGGCTGATTTTTGCTGACCGGACGATTTCGCCCAAGCTGTATGAGGTCAAGAAATGCTATGAGAGTGTAACCATCACTACGGAGGATGTCTTCGGCGGAAAGTTCAATATCCAGAACAACTATCTGTTCACCAATCTGGATGAATTCGAAATCGAATGGGAACTGCTGTGCAGCGGGGAAAGTGCCGGTGTGGGCCGCCTGCCGATAGCAGGTGAACCTGGAGAGACGTCAGTCATTGATATTTCGGGTATCTATCCGGCAGCGCGTAAAGCAGGGGAAGAGTGGATTCTGACGCTCCGGCTGGCCAAGCTGAATGCGGCTGCCTGGGAGAAGGAGCTGAGCAGCGAGGTCGCGTTCGAGCAGTTTGTATTGCTGCTGCCGGTTGCTGGCGGGGATGCTGAGGCAGATGAACCGGAAACAGCGGCGCCGCTGACTCTGGAGAGAAGTGCCGCAACGCTTACGATCAGCGGAGCCGGATTCTCCGCAGGCTTCAGCACAGTTACCGGCTTGCTGGAATCCTACAGCAGTGCAGGCCGGGAGCTGCTGCAAGCGCCGGTGGTACCGAACTTCTGGCGGGCGACCACGGATAATGACCGCGGCAATCACCTGCCGGAGCGCGCTGCGGCTTGGCGGGCAGCAAGCCTGGAACGGCAGCTGCTGGATTTCAGCGCGGAACAGGTTGGGGATGAGGCCGTGCGGGTAACGGCGGAGTTCGCTTTCCCGGCCGCACCGGGCAGCCAGTGTACACTCGTGTATGAGATCCGCCGGAATGGGGAGATGGAGTCCCGGATGGCTTTTGCCCCGGGAGAAGGTCTGCCGGAGCTGCCTGAGATCGGCGTGCGTCTGGAGCTGGCGCCGGAGCTTGACCGGCTGAGCTGGTATGGCAGAGGCCCGTTCGAGAGCTACTGGGACCGTAAGGGCGGCGCTGCGATCGGGCGCTATGAAGGCCTGGTGCGGGATCAAATGGTGCCTTACCTGCGCCCGCAGGAATGCGGAAACAAGACGGAAGTCCGGTCTGCCGATATTGTGGATGCCCAGGGAAGCGGGCTGCGGATTGCAGGCCTGCCATTGGTGGAGCTGAACGTGCTGCCGTACACGCCTTTTGAGCTGGAGGAGTATACTCATCCGCATCTGCTGCCTGAATCCGCCCACACCTCTGTGCGCATCAACGCGGCGCAAATGGGAGTTGGCGGCAATGACAGCTGGGGGGCGCTGACGTTGCCAGAATATACGCTGTATGCCAATCGTGTATATCAGCTGGCGTTTACGCTGCAGCGCTGTGGCCTGTAA
- a CDS encoding oxalate decarboxylase family bicupin, translated as MDSSAKNNSAAFKVPQPIRSDGAGGVDKGPRDVMRDLENPDMFVPPVTDNGLVPNLKFSFSDAHMQLNYGGWSREVTERELPIATTLAAVNMSLTPGGVRELHWHQQAEWSYMLLGHARITAVDQNGRNFIADIGPGDLWYFPPGIPHSIQGLEDGCEFLLVFDDGSFSDLNTLSISDWFAHTPKEVLSANFGVPQEAFNAIPADQVYIYQDQVPGTLQSQQVHSPYGEIPLSFKHELLAQPPLKTPGGSVRIVDSSNFPISKTIAAALVEIEPGGMRELHWHPNNDEWQYYLTGEGRMTVFAGNGAARTFNYRAGDVGYVPFAFGHYIQNTGKDSLWFLEMFKSDRFEDVSLTQWMALTPSQLVASNLKVGPEVLDALRTVKWPVVRFSGYEYPGK; from the coding sequence ATAGATTCTTCAGCAAAGAATAACTCTGCTGCGTTTAAGGTGCCTCAGCCGATCCGCAGTGACGGAGCCGGTGGAGTCGATAAAGGCCCGCGTGATGTGATGCGCGACCTGGAGAACCCGGATATGTTCGTTCCCCCGGTAACGGATAACGGGCTTGTGCCGAACCTCAAGTTCTCTTTCTCGGATGCCCATATGCAGCTCAATTACGGGGGATGGTCCAGGGAAGTTACTGAACGGGAGCTGCCGATAGCCACCACCCTTGCTGCGGTGAACATGAGCCTGACCCCCGGCGGCGTTCGCGAGCTGCATTGGCACCAGCAGGCAGAATGGTCCTATATGCTGCTGGGCCACGCCCGAATTACCGCCGTGGACCAGAATGGCCGCAATTTCATTGCCGATATAGGCCCCGGCGATCTGTGGTATTTCCCGCCAGGCATCCCACACTCGATTCAGGGTCTGGAAGATGGCTGCGAGTTCCTGCTTGTGTTTGATGACGGCAGCTTCTCCGACCTGAATACCTTATCCATCTCCGACTGGTTTGCCCACACGCCGAAGGAAGTATTGTCTGCCAATTTCGGCGTACCACAGGAAGCCTTCAATGCCATTCCGGCGGATCAGGTGTACATTTACCAGGATCAGGTGCCGGGCACACTGCAGAGTCAGCAGGTTCATTCTCCTTATGGAGAGATTCCGCTCAGCTTCAAGCATGAGCTGCTGGCCCAGCCGCCGCTGAAGACGCCGGGCGGGAGCGTGCGGATCGTCGATTCCTCCAACTTCCCGATCTCCAAGACCATTGCTGCCGCACTGGTCGAGATTGAGCCGGGCGGTATGCGGGAGCTGCATTGGCATCCGAACAACGATGAATGGCAGTATTACCTGACCGGAGAAGGCCGCATGACCGTATTTGCCGGCAACGGCGCCGCCCGCACCTTCAACTACAGAGCCGGCGATGTCGGTTATGTTCCGTTTGCCTTCGGCCACTACATCCAGAACACCGGCAAGGATTCCTTGTGGTTCCTGGAAATGTTCAAAAGCGACCGCTTCGAGGATGTCTCCCTGACCCAGTGGATGGCGCTTACGCCTTCCCAGCTGGTGGCCAGCAATCTGAAGGTTGGCCCGGAGGTGCTTGACGCGCTGCGCACAGTCAAATGGCCGGTCGTCAGATTCTCCGGATATGAGTATCCGGGGAAGTGA
- a CDS encoding PepSY domain-containing protein: MKKKAMYISAAVVLLVLLVSGLLLKQRDGASAQQLSAAEASQVLLRQYPGEVLSLHLRERGYLARLRTDQGLYELQLDAASGEVESIVRLELPDGSSPAQPAGSAEPGTAVPGASGPPGATPSGGPEGTPAASATAGPKPTPAGGGNPGQASALPGRSASPAPAATSSPDPTARRVITEAEAVRLALREVPGESDDVDTGRDRSGPFYLIEVNATDGREAVVQVNATSGAIMSVSWEADDDDNT; encoded by the coding sequence ATGAAGAAGAAGGCTATGTATATTTCGGCTGCTGTTGTACTGCTGGTGCTGCTGGTAAGCGGACTGCTGCTGAAGCAGCGGGACGGAGCGTCCGCGCAGCAGCTAAGCGCTGCGGAAGCTTCGCAGGTGCTGCTCAGGCAGTATCCCGGCGAGGTGCTGAGCCTGCACCTGCGGGAGCGCGGTTACCTGGCCCGGCTGAGGACGGACCAGGGACTCTACGAGCTGCAGCTGGATGCTGCTTCAGGCGAGGTGGAGTCGATCGTCCGGCTGGAGCTGCCGGACGGGAGTTCCCCGGCGCAGCCGGCCGGGTCCGCCGAGCCGGGGACCGCTGTGCCCGGTGCGTCCGGGCCGCCCGGGGCGACGCCTTCCGGCGGGCCGGAGGGCACCCCGGCAGCGTCCGCAACCGCCGGACCGAAGCCCACGCCTGCGGGCGGCGGGAATCCGGGGCAGGCTTCGGCCTTGCCCGGCCGGTCCGCCTCTCCGGCTCCGGCAGCAACCTCCTCGCCGGACCCGACTGCCCGGCGGGTCATTACGGAAGCCGAAGCAGTTAGGCTTGCTCTGCGGGAGGTCCCGGGGGAGAGCGATGATGTCGATACCGGCCGGGACCGCTCAGGTCCTTTTTATCTGATCGAGGTGAATGCCACCGACGGCCGGGAGGCTGTGGTCCAGGTGAATGCGACCTCCGGCGCAATCATGTCCGTATCCTGGGAAGCGGACGACGATGATAATACATGA
- a CDS encoding Nramp family divalent metal transporter gives MLEQAAAEHKNSVSAQAVLNGDIKGFRRLLPFLGPAFIAAVAYIDPGNFATNITAGSKYGYMLLWVIAASNLMAVLIQSLSAKLGIATGKNLPEVAHERFPKGVSIFLWIQSELVIIATDLAEFIGAALGLYLIFGIPMLPAALITAVGSFAILELQRRGYRSLEAGIAAMVLIVVLAFAFQVIVAQPEWGAVAAGMVTPQFEGIDSILLAAGILGATVMPHAIYLHSSLTQKRVVGINEAEKKQIFKLEFIDIMIAMVIAGAVNMAMVVVSAALFFKNGLVVEDLDVAFQQFGQLAGPVTAISFGLGLLIAGLSSSSVGTMAGDVVMQGFINKRINLYLRRAITIIPPLAIIAYGVNPTRALVASQVVLSFGIAFALIPLIIFTSNRAIMGGLVNRRLTSVLGWTISGLVVALNLFLVVEMVV, from the coding sequence ATGCTGGAACAAGCTGCAGCAGAACATAAGAATTCAGTCTCGGCTCAGGCTGTACTGAATGGAGATATCAAAGGATTTCGCAGATTGCTGCCCTTTCTGGGGCCGGCATTTATTGCTGCCGTGGCCTATATCGATCCAGGCAATTTCGCTACCAATATTACAGCAGGCTCCAAATACGGATATATGCTGCTATGGGTCATTGCGGCGTCCAACCTAATGGCTGTGCTGATCCAGTCCTTGTCCGCCAAACTCGGCATTGCCACCGGCAAGAATCTTCCCGAAGTGGCGCATGAGCGGTTTCCAAAAGGGGTGTCGATCTTCCTCTGGATTCAGAGTGAGCTGGTGATTATTGCTACCGATCTGGCAGAGTTTATCGGCGCCGCGCTGGGGCTGTATCTGATCTTCGGCATTCCGATGCTGCCGGCGGCATTGATTACGGCAGTAGGGTCATTCGCCATTCTGGAGCTGCAGCGCCGCGGGTACCGTTCGCTTGAAGCAGGTATCGCTGCTATGGTCTTGATTGTGGTGCTGGCTTTTGCTTTCCAGGTCATTGTAGCCCAGCCGGAGTGGGGCGCCGTTGCTGCAGGAATGGTAACCCCTCAATTTGAGGGCATAGACAGTATTTTGCTGGCCGCAGGCATATTGGGCGCAACCGTTATGCCACATGCGATCTACCTGCATTCCTCACTGACACAGAAACGTGTCGTAGGCATTAACGAAGCTGAGAAGAAGCAGATATTTAAGCTGGAATTTATCGATATTATGATAGCCATGGTCATTGCCGGAGCTGTAAATATGGCGATGGTGGTTGTCTCGGCAGCGCTCTTCTTCAAGAACGGGCTGGTGGTCGAGGATCTGGATGTAGCCTTTCAGCAATTCGGCCAGCTGGCAGGTCCGGTAACGGCTATCTCCTTCGGGCTTGGGCTGCTGATTGCCGGGTTGTCCAGCTCTTCTGTCGGTACGATGGCAGGCGATGTGGTGATGCAGGGCTTCATTAACAAAAGAATCAACCTCTACCTGCGCCGGGCCATTACGATTATTCCGCCGCTGGCCATTATCGCTTATGGGGTCAATCCGACCCGTGCACTGGTAGCAAGCCAAGTGGTGCTTTCCTTCGGGATTGCGTTTGCCTTAATCCCGTTAATTATCTTCACCAGCAACCGTGCCATTATGGGTGGCCTGGTAAACCGTCGGCTGACCTCCGTCCTGGGCTGGACCATCTCCGGGCTGGTCGTAGCTCTCAATCTATTCCTGGTTGTGGAAATGGTGGTCTGA
- a CDS encoding ABC transporter substrate-binding protein, whose product MRKRLGFTMAIVCTLIIAGCGNGNNTNSTGNVNATNTPQNEAASPEATTAPAKDVTIKMFQFKVEIAEQLNALAEEYEKETGVKVEVETHGGGEDYGALLKAEIASGSEPEIFNNGGYTALVPYMDRASDLSGEPWVKDLIPTSKAPATVDGKLYGMPMNVEGYGLIYNKALFKQAGITEEPKTLPQLKEAAEKLKAAGITPFEATNEWWSMGIHLVNVGMANQEDPKQFIEDVKAGKQTIKGNAVFEQWLDLVDVIFDNAQDNKVTTDYATQVAEFGSGKAAMMLQGNWTQGDIDKIDPELDLGILPLPISDKEGTILVGVPNNYIVNSKSAHPEEAKAFLNWMVSSEKGKQYLTKEFKFIPAESNIETNAEDIGQVAVAVQEKSATALGWNWDMFPDGVTQGFGAAMQEYLGDQINHDQLLEKLDKAVQDIVKQ is encoded by the coding sequence ATGAGGAAAAGACTTGGATTTACAATGGCAATCGTTTGCACTCTTATTATCGCAGGTTGCGGCAACGGTAACAATACTAACTCCACAGGAAATGTGAACGCTACCAACACTCCACAGAACGAAGCGGCTTCCCCGGAAGCTACGACAGCCCCGGCCAAGGATGTCACGATCAAGATGTTCCAGTTCAAGGTGGAAATCGCCGAACAGCTGAATGCGCTGGCTGAGGAATACGAGAAAGAAACCGGCGTCAAGGTAGAAGTGGAGACGCATGGCGGAGGTGAGGATTACGGCGCGCTGCTCAAGGCGGAAATCGCCTCCGGTTCGGAGCCGGAGATCTTCAACAACGGCGGCTACACCGCGCTGGTCCCTTATATGGACCGGGCCTCCGATCTGTCGGGCGAGCCTTGGGTCAAGGATCTGATTCCTACCTCCAAGGCTCCGGCTACGGTGGACGGCAAGCTGTACGGCATGCCGATGAACGTTGAAGGCTACGGCCTGATCTACAATAAGGCATTATTCAAGCAAGCGGGCATCACCGAGGAGCCGAAGACGCTGCCGCAACTGAAGGAAGCTGCCGAGAAGCTGAAGGCCGCCGGCATCACACCGTTCGAAGCGACTAATGAGTGGTGGTCGATGGGGATTCATCTGGTGAATGTGGGCATGGCGAATCAGGAAGATCCGAAGCAGTTCATCGAAGATGTCAAAGCCGGTAAGCAGACGATTAAAGGCAATGCCGTGTTTGAGCAGTGGCTGGATCTGGTGGATGTTATTTTTGACAATGCCCAGGATAACAAGGTCACTACCGACTATGCCACCCAGGTAGCCGAATTCGGCTCCGGCAAAGCTGCAATGATGCTGCAGGGCAACTGGACCCAGGGCGATATCGACAAGATTGATCCTGAACTGGATCTTGGCATTCTCCCCCTGCCCATCAGCGATAAGGAAGGTACGATTCTGGTAGGCGTTCCTAACAACTATATCGTCAACAGCAAATCGGCTCACCCTGAAGAAGCCAAGGCTTTCCTGAACTGGATGGTTTCTTCGGAAAAAGGCAAACAATATTTGACCAAGGAATTCAAGTTCATTCCGGCAGAGAGCAATATTGAAACCAATGCCGAGGACATCGGCCAGGTCGCTGTGGCAGTGCAGGAGAAATCGGCTACCGCACTGGGCTGGAACTGGGATATGTTCCCTGACGGCGTAACCCAGGGCTTCGGTGCCGCGATGCAGGAGTACCTTGGCGACCAGATCAACCATGATCAGTTGCTGGAGAAGCTCGACAAGGCGGTCCAGGATATTGTTAAGCAATAG
- a CDS encoding PepSY domain-containing protein, with product MNMRTKMWGGAIAAAVLVTGGSVYGISTVQGAPAGTPNNQTSQQKAVIGFAKAEQLALKEAQGVVESIELEGRAGSKRYEVEIEQANRDVDVLIDAYTGKTLKVRNDDDRDHDNRSVNSTTAGQNSGAKVIGAGAASAAAAKAATGTVTEVNLDRDDGELLYEVELQDGRTSTEVGVDAFTGKVVYVDADHDDDDDDYDGDND from the coding sequence ATGAATATGAGAACAAAAATGTGGGGCGGGGCTATAGCAGCTGCGGTTCTGGTGACGGGCGGCAGCGTGTACGGCATCAGTACGGTGCAGGGTGCACCTGCGGGAACGCCAAACAACCAGACTAGCCAGCAGAAGGCCGTGATTGGTTTCGCTAAGGCGGAGCAGCTGGCGCTGAAGGAAGCGCAGGGCGTTGTGGAGAGCATCGAGCTGGAAGGCAGAGCCGGCAGCAAACGTTATGAAGTGGAGATTGAGCAGGCCAACCGCGATGTCGATGTGCTGATTGATGCTTATACAGGAAAGACGCTGAAGGTAAGAAACGATGATGACCGTGATCATGACAACAGATCCGTCAACAGTACCACTGCGGGTCAGAACAGCGGGGCTAAGGTGATTGGGGCAGGAGCAGCATCCGCTGCTGCCGCCAAAGCTGCCACGGGCACGGTGACCGAGGTGAATCTGGACCGTGACGACGGGGAACTGCTGTATGAGGTTGAACTGCAGGACGGCAGAACTTCTACGGAAGTGGGCGTGGATGCTTTTACTGGCAAGGTAGTATACGTGGATGCGGATCATGACGACGATGACGATGATTACGATGGTGATAATGATTAA
- a CDS encoding sensor histidine kinase, with translation MKLRTRIHLYSSVLFAVLLVLMNLAIYFMFSRLSMNSQLEQAEAEGSQIAAGMHSAAAAADVADLLRAYVPADGMIRLLSEDGSGPAPVTSASEQAISRLPAVYDVHVRSSILHEGGRTYASVSTPVIWADGSVRNVQLTKSLEHTVGTLNVLRVVLAVATLVALLPLVLSSRLLAGIIMKPIVQMTQTMQGIKRSGRFTRLELDDKSRDELVEMGQTFNEMIALLESNYLKQEKFVSDASHELRTPLTVIESYASLLKRRGLEHPELFEESVEAIHSEAIRMKELTEQLLLLARHKDHWNLSLAAVDLEELAEGSARAFRYAYGREVAVSVSPGGVAHGYSDEAKLKQLLFIFLDNARKYSDGEISLTLASAGPECVITIADRGIGIPKAELPKVFDRFYRVDEARGRKQGGAGLGLSLAAEIAEAIGAQLELDSVEGLGTTVKIRIAAAESGGAL, from the coding sequence ATGAAGCTGCGTACCCGAATCCATCTGTACTCCAGTGTGCTGTTCGCCGTGCTGCTTGTGCTGATGAATCTGGCGATTTACTTCATGTTCAGCCGGCTCTCGATGAACAGTCAGCTGGAGCAGGCTGAAGCGGAGGGCAGCCAGATTGCCGCCGGTATGCACAGTGCGGCGGCTGCTGCGGATGTGGCCGACCTGCTGCGGGCCTATGTTCCGGCGGATGGCATGATCCGGCTGCTGTCCGAGGATGGGAGCGGCCCGGCCCCGGTTACCTCGGCTTCGGAGCAGGCGATCAGCCGCTTGCCGGCGGTATATGACGTACATGTCCGCAGCAGTATTCTTCATGAGGGGGGCCGCACCTATGCTTCGGTGTCTACTCCGGTGATCTGGGCAGACGGCAGCGTCAGGAATGTCCAGCTGACCAAAAGCCTGGAGCATACCGTCGGCACTTTGAACGTGCTGCGGGTGGTGCTGGCTGTGGCTACGCTTGTGGCGTTGCTGCCCCTGGTGCTGTCCAGCCGCCTGCTGGCCGGAATTATTATGAAGCCGATTGTGCAGATGACACAGACGATGCAAGGGATCAAACGAAGCGGCAGATTCACCAGACTGGAGCTGGATGACAAGTCCCGCGATGAGCTAGTCGAGATGGGCCAGACCTTCAATGAGATGATCGCTCTGCTGGAGAGCAATTATCTGAAGCAGGAGAAGTTCGTGTCCGATGCTTCGCACGAGCTTCGAACTCCGCTGACGGTAATTGAGAGCTATGCCAGCCTGCTGAAGCGGCGGGGTCTGGAGCATCCGGAGCTGTTCGAGGAATCGGTGGAAGCGATCCATTCGGAAGCCATCCGCATGAAGGAGCTGACCGAGCAGCTGCTGCTGCTCGCCCGGCACAAGGACCACTGGAATCTGTCGCTGGCTGCGGTTGATCTGGAGGAGCTGGCTGAAGGCTCTGCCCGGGCCTTCCGGTATGCGTATGGCCGGGAAGTCGCCGTCAGCGTCAGCCCCGGCGGGGTGGCACATGGCTACAGCGACGAGGCCAAGCTGAAGCAGCTGCTGTTCATCTTTCTGGACAATGCACGCAAGTACAGTGATGGGGAGATTTCGCTTACGCTGGCAAGCGCAGGCCCGGAATGCGTGATTACGATCGCGGACCGGGGCATCGGTATTCCGAAGGCGGAGCTGCCGAAGGTTTTTGATCGCTTCTACCGGGTCGATGAAGCCCGTGGGCGCAAGCAGGGCGGTGCCGGACTCGGCCTGTCGCTGGCAGCGGAGATTGCCGAAGCCATCGGCGCACAGCTGGAGCTGGACAGCGTGGAAGGGCTGGGTACAACGGTGAAGATCAGGATTGCGGCAGCAGAGAGCGGGGGAGCACTATGA
- a CDS encoding AraC family transcriptional regulator, producing MVTENEARLPIYVTSIGHWDHQDTMRRPDGFPFLQWFYVVSGEGELTVGERTSTVKAGQCFSLYPGVPHSYRALAEPWELYWLSIGGTHSQLLFQWSGLFSSSVYNVTDAGRMQEALEGIIATAQSGDPRTGTECSKLAYSFFLDLVTTVSAPLAAAEPLYRRIQPVIRHIQEHIHRTLTLQELAECISVSEQHLCNLFQKTMNMRPIAYVNRERINRSKQLMYHSPLRKIEDIASDVGFSSSSYFITNFKRQEGMTPEQFMRLHGLRG from the coding sequence ATGGTTACCGAGAATGAAGCCCGGCTGCCCATCTATGTAACCAGCATCGGACACTGGGATCATCAGGACACGATGCGGCGGCCGGACGGCTTCCCCTTCCTCCAGTGGTTCTATGTCGTCTCTGGTGAAGGCGAGCTTACCGTAGGTGAACGCACCTCCACAGTTAAAGCAGGCCAGTGCTTTAGCCTCTACCCAGGCGTGCCCCATTCCTACCGTGCGCTTGCCGAGCCGTGGGAGCTGTATTGGCTGTCGATCGGAGGCACCCATTCTCAGCTGCTGTTTCAGTGGTCAGGACTGTTCAGCAGCAGCGTATATAATGTAACCGATGCCGGACGCATGCAGGAAGCGCTTGAAGGCATCATTGCGACGGCCCAGAGCGGCGATCCCCGTACCGGGACGGAATGCTCGAAGCTGGCGTACAGTTTTTTTCTCGATCTGGTCACAACTGTGTCTGCTCCGCTGGCCGCCGCCGAACCGCTGTACCGCAGGATTCAGCCCGTGATCCGGCATATCCAGGAGCATATTCACCGTACATTAACGCTCCAGGAGCTAGCGGAGTGCATCAGCGTGAGCGAACAGCATCTCTGTAATTTGTTCCAAAAAACGATGAATATGCGTCCGATTGCCTATGTCAACCGCGAACGGATCAACCGCAGCAAGCAGCTGATGTACCACTCCCCGCTGCGGAAGATCGAAGATATCGCCTCGGATGTAGGCTTCAGCAGCTCCAGCTACTTCATCACCAACTTCAAACGCCAGGAGGGCATGACCCCTGAACAATTCATGCGCCTGCACGGGCTTAGAGGCTGA